A genomic window from Nicotiana sylvestris chromosome 11, ASM39365v2, whole genome shotgun sequence includes:
- the LOC104219742 gene encoding wall-associated receptor kinase 4-like: MMNFKNSSTFISCILLIIFPSLISSQACQRFCGNIPMKYPFGTGPGCGDPRFQPFITCNNQQLTFKTHTGCYPVTSIDYNSQVLYISDPSMSTCACTQPSKGFSLDWKAPFNFHDETVFALLDCSTDSSPIYQSNGGMNSTFPLCDSSQGDPVCSLLYSCEAMSRLNLPTSTCCVYTPVDLGPSFEMDLEKLHCTSYSALYGFNGQDANPQAWKYGVALKYKFNFNNDYPEMCASCEKTNGVCGYCGPYNSFICNCPSGVNTTTDCFLGVPWNNSFRTVPWQTGLLLINALGWYITLALM, translated from the exons ATGATGAATTTCAAGAATTCTTCCACTTTTATCTCCTGCATTTTACTCATTATTTTTCCTTCATTAATCTCATCACAAGCATGCCAAAGATTTTGTGGCAACATACCGATGAAATATCCCTTTGGCACTGGACCTGGCTGTGGCGATCCGCGTTTCCAGCCGTTCATTACCTGCAACAATCAGCAGCTCACATTCAAAACTCACACTGGATGCTATCCTGTCACATCCATAGATTACAACAGCCAAGTTTTATACATCAGTGATCCTTCTATGTCAACCTGTGCTTGTACACAGCCAAGCAAAGGTTTCAGTTTAGACTGGAAAGCACCATTCAACTTTCATGATGAAACAGTTTTTGCTTTGCTCGATTGCTCAACTGATTCTTCGCCAATTTATCAGTCCAACGGAGGGATGAATTCGACATTCCCTCTATGTGATTCTTCTCAGGGGGATCCTGTTTGTAGTCTTCTCTATTCTTGCGAAGCAATGAGCAGGCTTAATCTCCCAACTTCCACTTGTTGTGTTTACACTCCAGTTGATCTTGGGCCGTCGTTCGAGATGGATTTGGAGAAACTGCACTGCACATCTTACTCAGCTCTCTATGGTTTCAATGGTCAAGATGCCAATCCACAGGCCTGGAAATATGGAGTGGCATTGAAATACAAGTTCAATTTCAACAATGATTACCCTGAAATGTGTGCTAGTTGTGAAAAGACTAATGGAGTTTGTGGATATTGTGGTCCTTATAATTCTTTTATTTGCAACTGTCCAAGTGGAGTTAACACAACAACAGATTGTTTTCTTGGAGTACCCTGGAATAACAGTTTTAGAACTGTCCCTTGGCAAACTG GGCTATTGTTGATCAATGCCTTGGGATGGTATATCACTTTGGCTTTGATGTAG